One Terriglobales bacterium genomic window carries:
- the rsfS gene encoding ribosome silencing factor has translation MKKSDLKQQVSAAIAAAESKKASDVSVLELDEASSGFTDYFVICSGSNPRQIQAISDEVEQRLSKAGLHPTHIEGYRQADWVLLDYVDFVVHIFSEKARNYYDLERLWKSATPLHPSQLTEKERAPRRASPRRRTRAR, from the coding sequence TTGAAGAAATCCGACCTGAAGCAGCAAGTCTCCGCCGCCATCGCCGCCGCCGAGTCCAAGAAGGCCAGCGACGTCTCCGTCCTCGAACTGGACGAAGCCTCCTCCGGCTTCACCGACTACTTTGTCATTTGCAGCGGCAGCAACCCGCGCCAGATCCAAGCCATCTCGGATGAGGTGGAACAGAGGCTCTCGAAGGCCGGCCTGCACCCGACGCACATCGAGGGATACCGCCAGGCCGATTGGGTCCTGCTCGACTACGTGGACTTTGTGGTCCACATCTTTTCCGAGAAGGCACGGAACTACTATGACCTGGAGCGGCTGTGGAAGTCTGCGACCCCATTGCACCCCTCGCAATTGACGGAGAAAGAGAGAGCCCCTCGAAGAGCGTCCCCGCGGCGCCGTACGCGGGCCCGGTAG
- a CDS encoding sigma-54 dependent transcriptional regulator produces the protein MAWAEQSASRNGILSAWVAADPGSLELLEKARKVAASASTVLIRGESGTGKDLLASPIHYLGPNADEPLVHIDCASLPHELVESELFGYERGAFTGATQMKRGRLELAGRGTIVLDEVGALSMPVQAKLLRVIEEKQFQRLGGTRNLSVDARLIALTNVDLERAVARRTFREDLYYRLNVIPLVIPPLRERPADIRPLARHLLAQLCEVHRRPEMSFAPAALSALESYQFPGNVRELRNLLERAVIYSAVAEVGVEDLPGHVVKAGAAPASKMSLEDLERAYIAEILDYTRGKKTKAAQILGISRKTLLEKRKRYGLD, from the coding sequence ATGGCGTGGGCCGAGCAGAGCGCCTCTCGCAACGGCATCCTGTCGGCCTGGGTGGCCGCCGACCCCGGATCGCTCGAACTGCTGGAAAAAGCCCGCAAGGTCGCGGCTTCGGCTTCGACCGTCCTCATCCGCGGCGAAAGCGGGACCGGCAAGGACCTGCTCGCTTCCCCGATCCACTATCTCGGGCCGAACGCCGACGAGCCCCTGGTCCACATCGATTGCGCCAGCCTGCCCCACGAGCTGGTGGAGAGCGAGCTCTTCGGCTACGAGCGCGGGGCGTTCACCGGCGCGACCCAGATGAAGCGTGGCCGGCTGGAACTGGCGGGACGCGGCACCATCGTGCTGGATGAGGTCGGCGCGCTCTCCATGCCGGTGCAGGCCAAGCTGCTGCGGGTCATCGAGGAGAAGCAATTCCAGCGCCTGGGCGGCACGCGCAACCTGAGCGTGGACGCCCGTCTGATCGCCCTCACCAACGTGGACCTGGAGCGCGCCGTCGCTCGCCGCACCTTCCGCGAAGACCTGTATTACCGCTTGAACGTGATTCCCTTGGTCATCCCGCCGCTGCGCGAACGGCCCGCCGACATCCGTCCGCTGGCCCGGCACCTGCTGGCACAGTTGTGCGAGGTCCATCGCCGCCCGGAGATGAGCTTTGCGCCCGCGGCACTGTCGGCGCTCGAGAGCTACCAGTTCCCCGGCAACGTGCGCGAACTGCGCAACCTGCTGGAACGGGCGGTCATCTACTCGGCGGTCGCCGAGGTCGGGGTCGAGGACTTGCCGGGGCACGTAGTCAAGGCCGGCGCTGCCCCCGCCAGCAAGATGAGCCTGGAAGACCTGGAACGCGCGTACATCGCCGAGATCCTCGACTACACCCGCGGCAAGAAGACCAAGGCCGCCCAGATCCTGGGCATCAGCCGCAAGACGCTGTTGGAAAAGCGCAAGCGCTACGGGCTGGATTAA
- a CDS encoding 23S rRNA (pseudouridine(1915)-N(3))-methyltransferase RlmH, which translates to MRLRVVWVGKTKEPAIQSLTTEYLNRLSRYGGVESQEYADETALLKAVEKAGGRTRPTFVMLDQQGRQFTSEEFAELLRDQQDRGTQTLIFAVGPADGFSDASRGSADLVLSFGKMTLAHELARIVLLEQLYRGFTILKGHPYHTGH; encoded by the coding sequence GTGAGATTACGCGTGGTGTGGGTGGGCAAGACCAAAGAGCCTGCCATCCAATCGCTCACAACCGAATACCTGAACCGGCTGTCGCGCTATGGCGGGGTCGAGTCGCAGGAGTACGCCGACGAGACGGCGCTGCTGAAGGCGGTGGAGAAGGCCGGCGGCCGGACTCGCCCGACCTTCGTCATGCTCGACCAGCAGGGACGGCAGTTCACCTCGGAGGAATTCGCCGAGCTGCTGCGCGACCAGCAGGACCGCGGCACCCAGACCCTGATCTTCGCCGTCGGGCCGGCTGATGGATTCAGCGACGCCTCGCGGGGTTCCGCCGACCTGGTGCTGTCCTTCGGCAAGATGACCCTGGCCCACGAACTGGCCCGGATCGTTTTGCTGGAGCAGCTCTACCGTGGATTTACAATCCTGAAGGGCCATCCCTATCACACGGGGCACTAG
- a CDS encoding valine--tRNA ligase, with product MPHDLPKAYDPGAIEARWAEFWVREKLFHASTEDVISGRDERVFTLLLPPPNVTGFLHMGHMLEHTESDITVRWHRMRGCKAMWLPGTDHAGIATQMLVERQLASEGVKRRDLGRDQFIERVWQWREHYGGAILGQMKRLGTSVDWGREYFTMDERLTRAVREAFVRLYEQGLIYRGKYIVNWCPRCMTAISDLEVVHEETQGKLYEIRYPVEGTNEFIVVATTRPETMLGDTAVAVNAKDTRYTHLHGKTVRLPLMDRQIPIITDELAKPEFGTGAVKVTPAHDPNDFEAGLRHNLPQITVMDETAHMNENAGRYAGLDRMEARKRIVHDLQEQGLLAGTKDYVVPLGKCDRCKTVVEPRLSEQWFVKIQPLADKAIEVVEGDPPQIRFVPENYKTVYLNWMHNIHDWCISRQLWWGHRIPAWHCQDCREVVVARDTPGKCGKCGGSRLEQDPDVLDTWFSSGLLPMSALGWPDKTPDLDAFYPNSLLITGFDILFFWVARMIMLNCQFMQGHLQGSVPFRDVYIHALVRDADRQKMSKTKGNVMDPIEVIEKYGTDAVRFTLASMASPGTDIAFAPERTEGYRAFANKIWNAARFIFLNVDRAEQAGVWSLRQFQAAGKTPPPAPALEDRWIFSRFHRTVQEVNDALLTYRFHEAAHEVYDFFWAEFCDWYIEMVKLRLSSADREVAGAAFASLMTIFEGALRLLAPFMPFITEELWHAVYDGKPPLRSIALAAYPESDTARLDDAAETEMAILQDLIVSVRNIRAELKIENRLRVPIKVFGDVQVRALIQANREAIEKLANVEGIDFISTHLAKEAGARSTARFDVSVVYEQKIDIAAERERLQKESARIEAEMGRLQKQLANEQFLAKAPSHVVDGMRKRQEELEVLATKLRDALKVLSYSK from the coding sequence ATGCCCCACGACTTGCCCAAAGCGTACGATCCCGGAGCCATCGAGGCCCGCTGGGCGGAGTTCTGGGTCCGGGAGAAGCTCTTCCACGCCTCGACCGAGGATGTGATCTCCGGCCGTGACGAGCGGGTCTTCACCCTGCTGCTCCCGCCCCCCAACGTGACCGGCTTCCTGCACATGGGTCACATGCTGGAGCACACGGAGAGCGACATCACCGTGCGCTGGCACCGCATGCGCGGCTGCAAGGCGATGTGGCTGCCGGGGACCGACCACGCCGGCATCGCCACCCAGATGCTGGTCGAACGGCAGCTCGCCAGCGAGGGAGTGAAGCGCCGCGACCTGGGGCGCGACCAGTTCATCGAGCGCGTCTGGCAGTGGCGGGAACACTACGGCGGCGCCATTCTCGGCCAGATGAAGCGCCTCGGCACCTCGGTGGACTGGGGCCGCGAGTACTTCACCATGGACGAGCGTCTGACCCGCGCCGTCCGCGAGGCCTTTGTCCGCCTCTATGAGCAGGGGCTGATCTATCGCGGCAAGTACATCGTCAACTGGTGCCCGCGCTGCATGACCGCGATCAGCGACCTCGAGGTGGTGCACGAGGAGACGCAGGGCAAGCTCTACGAGATCCGCTATCCGGTCGAGGGCACGAACGAGTTCATCGTGGTTGCCACCACGCGGCCGGAGACCATGCTCGGCGACACCGCGGTCGCGGTGAACGCCAAGGATACGCGCTACACCCACCTGCACGGCAAGACCGTGCGCCTGCCGCTGATGGACCGGCAGATCCCCATCATCACCGACGAGTTGGCCAAGCCCGAGTTCGGCACCGGCGCGGTGAAGGTCACGCCGGCGCACGACCCCAACGACTTCGAAGCCGGCCTGCGCCACAACCTGCCGCAGATCACGGTCATGGACGAGACCGCGCACATGAACGAGAACGCCGGCCGCTATGCCGGGCTGGACCGCATGGAAGCGCGCAAACGCATCGTCCACGACCTTCAGGAACAGGGCCTGCTGGCCGGCACCAAGGATTACGTCGTGCCGCTGGGCAAGTGCGACCGCTGCAAGACGGTGGTCGAGCCGCGGCTGTCGGAGCAGTGGTTCGTGAAGATCCAGCCGCTGGCGGACAAAGCCATCGAAGTGGTCGAGGGCGACCCGCCCCAGATCCGCTTCGTCCCCGAGAACTACAAGACCGTGTACCTGAACTGGATGCACAACATCCACGACTGGTGCATCTCGCGACAGCTGTGGTGGGGACACCGCATCCCGGCGTGGCATTGCCAGGACTGCCGCGAGGTAGTAGTTGCGCGCGACACGCCCGGCAAATGCGGCAAGTGCGGCGGCTCGCGCCTGGAGCAGGACCCGGACGTCCTCGACACCTGGTTCTCCTCCGGCCTTCTGCCTATGTCGGCGCTCGGCTGGCCGGACAAGACGCCGGACCTCGACGCCTTCTATCCCAATTCGCTGCTCATCACCGGCTTCGACATCCTGTTCTTCTGGGTGGCGCGTATGATCATGCTCAACTGCCAGTTCATGCAAGGCCACCTCCAGGGCAGCGTGCCCTTCCGCGACGTGTACATCCATGCCCTGGTGCGCGACGCCGACCGCCAGAAGATGTCGAAGACCAAGGGCAACGTCATGGACCCGATCGAGGTCATCGAGAAGTACGGCACCGACGCCGTGCGCTTCACCCTGGCGTCCATGGCATCCCCCGGAACCGACATCGCCTTCGCCCCGGAGCGCACCGAAGGTTACCGCGCCTTCGCCAACAAGATCTGGAACGCCGCCCGCTTCATCTTCTTGAACGTGGACCGCGCCGAGCAGGCCGGAGTGTGGTCCCTGCGCCAGTTCCAGGCCGCCGGCAAGACGCCGCCGCCTGCCCCCGCGCTGGAAGACCGCTGGATCTTCTCCCGCTTCCACCGCACCGTGCAGGAGGTCAACGACGCGCTGCTCACCTACCGCTTCCACGAGGCGGCGCACGAGGTGTACGACTTCTTCTGGGCAGAGTTCTGCGACTGGTACATCGAGATGGTCAAGCTGCGGCTGTCGAGCGCCGACCGCGAGGTCGCCGGCGCCGCCTTCGCCAGCCTGATGACCATCTTCGAAGGCGCCCTGCGGCTGCTCGCGCCCTTCATGCCCTTCATCACCGAGGAGCTATGGCACGCGGTGTACGACGGCAAGCCACCGCTGCGCTCCATCGCTCTCGCCGCCTACCCCGAGTCCGACACTGCCCGCCTGGACGACGCCGCCGAGACCGAGATGGCCATCCTGCAGGACCTGATCGTCAGCGTGCGCAACATCCGCGCCGAGCTCAAGATCGAGAACAGGCTGCGCGTGCCCATCAAGGTCTTCGGCGACGTTCAGGTGCGCGCGCTCATCCAGGCCAACCGGGAGGCCATCGAGAAACTGGCCAACGTGGAGGGCATCGATTTCATCTCCACCCACCTGGCCAAGGAAGCCGGCGCTCGCTCCACCGCCCGGTTCGATGTCTCGGTGGTGTATGAGCAGAAGATCGACATTGCCGCCGAGCGCGAGCGCCTGCAGAAAGAATCGGCCAGGATCGAAGCCGAGATGGGACGCCTGCAGAAGCAGTTGGCCAACGAGCAGTTCCTGGCCAAGGCCCCCAGCCACGTGGTGGACGGGATGCGCAAACGCCAGGAGGAGCTGGAAGTCCTGGCGACCAAGCTTCGCGACGCCTTAAAGGTGCTGAGCTACTCGAAGTAG
- the accD gene encoding acetyl-CoA carboxylase, carboxyltransferase subunit beta, protein MAWFKRESSDIQPGEEKRVRTEGLWVKCDKCRKIIWKKDLDAHFNVCPNCGRHFRIDARTRLAMLLDDGQYQVDDTDISSTDPLKFVDVRPYSERLRRAQADTGLKDAIINARGKLDGRPVIVSAMEYGFIGGSMGSVVGEAITRAIERATEQRQPLIIVSASGGARMMEGVVSLMQMAKISAALARLDDARVPYISVLTDPTTGGVTASYAMLGDLNIAEPGALIGFAGPRVIEQTIRQKLPPEFQRSEFLLEHGMLDAVVSRKDLKPFIARSLSFMCN, encoded by the coding sequence ATGGCCTGGTTCAAGCGCGAATCTTCCGACATTCAACCCGGGGAGGAGAAGCGTGTCCGCACCGAGGGCCTGTGGGTCAAGTGCGATAAGTGCCGCAAGATCATCTGGAAGAAAGACCTGGACGCGCACTTCAACGTCTGCCCCAATTGCGGCCGGCATTTCCGCATCGATGCCCGCACACGCCTGGCCATGCTGCTGGATGACGGCCAGTACCAGGTGGACGACACCGACATCAGTTCCACCGATCCGCTGAAATTCGTGGACGTGCGTCCCTACTCGGAGCGCCTGCGCCGCGCCCAGGCCGACACCGGCCTGAAGGATGCGATCATCAACGCCCGCGGCAAGCTCGACGGCCGGCCGGTGATCGTCAGCGCCATGGAGTACGGATTCATCGGCGGCAGCATGGGAAGCGTGGTCGGCGAAGCCATCACCCGGGCCATTGAGCGCGCCACCGAGCAGCGGCAGCCGCTTATCATCGTCTCCGCCTCGGGCGGGGCGCGCATGATGGAAGGAGTCGTCAGCCTGATGCAGATGGCGAAGATCTCGGCGGCCCTGGCGCGGCTGGACGACGCCCGCGTCCCGTACATCTCAGTCCTCACCGATCCCACCACCGGCGGCGTGACCGCCAGCTACGCCATGCTGGGCGACCTGAATATCGCCGAGCCCGGAGCGCTCATCGGCTTCGCCGGCCCGCGCGTCATCGAGCAGACCATCCGCCAGAAGCTCCCGCCGGAGTTCCAGCGCAGCGAGTTCCTGCTGGAACACGGCATGCTCGACGCCGTGGTTTCGCGCAAGGACTTGAAGCCCTTCATCGCCCGCTCCCTCAGCTTCATGTGCAACTAA
- the cobO gene encoding cob(I)yrinic acid a,c-diamide adenosyltransferase, whose protein sequence is MADIRRGLIIVNTGPGKGKTTAAMGTALRAVGSGMKVLMLQFLKGSWHYGELDAVKAFGDNFVMKQMGRGFVKVGGAETDPEDIKMVEEAWNEARAAILSGQWDLVILDEINYAIGYKMLDPAKVAETLKQKPEAVHVILTGRNAHPSIVEIADTVTEMKQVKHAYEKGVMAQRGIEY, encoded by the coding sequence GTGGCTGATATCCGTCGCGGTCTCATCATCGTGAACACCGGACCTGGCAAGGGCAAGACGACCGCCGCCATGGGCACAGCGCTGCGCGCGGTGGGCAGCGGCATGAAGGTGCTGATGCTGCAGTTCCTCAAGGGCTCGTGGCACTACGGCGAGCTCGACGCGGTGAAGGCCTTCGGCGACAACTTCGTGATGAAGCAGATGGGCCGTGGCTTCGTGAAAGTCGGCGGCGCCGAGACCGATCCCGAGGACATCAAGATGGTGGAGGAGGCGTGGAACGAAGCGCGCGCCGCCATCCTCTCCGGGCAGTGGGACCTGGTCATCCTCGACGAGATCAATTACGCAATCGGCTACAAGATGCTCGACCCGGCCAAGGTCGCGGAGACCTTGAAGCAGAAGCCGGAGGCGGTGCACGTCATCCTGACCGGACGCAACGCGCATCCCAGCATCGTCGAGATCGCCGACACAGTCACCGAGATGAAGCAGGTGAAGCATGCCTACGAAAAAGGGGTGATGGCGCAGCGCGGCATCGAGTACTGA
- a CDS encoding biotin--[acetyl-CoA-carboxylase] ligase, with protein sequence MLADHAMVVVSGTKLAAELGISRSAVWRFVQQLRGLGVQIAGHPATGYRLEAVPDLLLPEFIAPALRGTIFTGSIHHYFRLGSTNKAAMDAAAAGEPQGSVFLAEEQTAGRGRSGHDWYSEKSSGIYVSILLRPDVPPSDVLVLSLAAGLAVQNAVEQVTGVCPDLRWPNDLLLGSKKFCGMLTEMTAEPTRVRYVVLGIGLNANQESFPAALTEAATSLRMQTGRDWSRVELTVALLRALDHEFRMLLPQRPGMGTAPAEAAMTIIRRFEERSSYARGKRVHVEEAGGFDGVTTGLDDRGFLLVKARDGLRTVLSGGVREL encoded by the coding sequence CTGCTCGCCGACCACGCGATGGTGGTGGTCAGCGGCACCAAGCTGGCCGCCGAGCTGGGCATCAGCCGCTCCGCGGTGTGGCGGTTCGTACAGCAACTGCGCGGGCTGGGCGTGCAGATCGCCGGCCATCCCGCCACCGGCTACCGCCTGGAAGCGGTCCCGGACCTGCTGCTCCCCGAGTTCATCGCGCCTGCCTTGAGGGGCACGATATTCACCGGATCCATCCACCACTATTTCCGGCTGGGCTCCACCAACAAGGCGGCCATGGACGCCGCCGCCGCCGGCGAACCCCAGGGCAGCGTCTTTCTCGCCGAGGAGCAGACCGCCGGACGCGGCCGTAGCGGACACGACTGGTACTCCGAGAAATCCTCCGGGATCTACGTGTCCATCCTGCTGCGCCCCGACGTCCCTCCGAGCGACGTCCTGGTGCTCTCCCTGGCCGCCGGGCTGGCGGTGCAGAACGCGGTCGAGCAGGTCACCGGCGTCTGCCCCGACTTGCGCTGGCCCAACGACCTGCTGCTGGGGAGCAAGAAATTCTGCGGCATGCTCACCGAGATGACCGCCGAGCCCACCCGCGTCCGCTATGTGGTCCTGGGCATCGGGCTCAACGCCAACCAAGAGAGCTTTCCCGCCGCGCTGACGGAAGCCGCAACTTCTTTGCGGATGCAAACTGGCCGCGACTGGTCGCGCGTCGAACTCACCGTGGCCCTGCTGCGCGCGCTGGACCACGAGTTCCGCATGCTGCTGCCGCAGCGCCCGGGCATGGGCACGGCACCCGCCGAGGCCGCGATGACCATCATCCGCCGCTTCGAGGAGCGCTCCTCCTATGCCCGTGGCAAGCGCGTCCACGTGGAAGAGGCCGGCGGCTTCGACGGCGTCACCACCGGTCTCGACGACCGCGGCTTCCTCCTGGTGAAGGCGCGCGACGGCCTGCGCACCGTGCTCTCCGGCGGCGTGCGCGAGCTTTGA
- a CDS encoding type III pantothenate kinase: MLFVLDVGNTNTVAGVFRSDGNGGYRQLVAHWRLGTNRTQTVDEYGVLLRNLFAMAELEPSAIDGIIVSSVVPPLDSTLREVCQSYFGCKPLFVEPGVKTGMPIQYDNPQEVGADRIVNGVAAFEKYGGPCIVVDFGTATTFDCVSAKGEYMGGVICPGIGISAEALFSRTARLPRVDIRRPQRIIGSNTVGSLQSGLFYGYLALVDGLLERLLGEMGANTKVVATGGLAALIGNESKYISAVDDLLTLDGLRIIWERNARKKTAEPAEPTEAKKKKARS; this comes from the coding sequence ATGCTTTTTGTCCTCGATGTCGGCAACACGAATACGGTGGCGGGCGTCTTCCGCTCCGACGGCAACGGCGGATACCGCCAGCTAGTCGCGCACTGGCGCCTGGGCACCAACCGCACCCAGACCGTGGACGAGTACGGTGTCCTGCTGCGCAACCTGTTCGCCATGGCCGAGCTCGAGCCCTCGGCCATCGACGGCATCATCGTTTCCTCGGTGGTGCCGCCGCTCGACAGCACTTTGCGCGAGGTCTGCCAGAGCTACTTCGGCTGCAAGCCGCTGTTCGTCGAGCCCGGGGTGAAGACCGGCATGCCCATCCAGTACGACAACCCGCAGGAGGTCGGAGCCGACCGCATCGTGAACGGGGTTGCCGCCTTCGAGAAATACGGCGGCCCCTGCATCGTCGTCGATTTCGGGACCGCGACCACCTTCGATTGCGTCTCCGCCAAGGGTGAATACATGGGCGGAGTGATCTGCCCCGGCATCGGCATCTCGGCCGAAGCCCTGTTCTCGCGCACCGCGCGCCTGCCGCGGGTGGACATCCGGCGGCCGCAGCGCATCATCGGCAGCAACACCGTCGGCAGCCTGCAGTCCGGCCTGTTCTACGGATACCTGGCGCTGGTGGATGGCCTGCTCGAGCGCCTGCTCGGGGAGATGGGCGCGAACACCAAGGTCGTGGCCACCGGCGGCCTCGCCGCCCTCATCGGCAACGAATCGAAATACATCTCCGCCGTGGACGACCTGCTCACCCTCGACGGCCTGCGCATCATCTGGGAGCGCAACGCGAGGAAGAAGACCGCAGAGCCTGCGGAGCCCACCGAGGCTAAGAAGAAAAAAGCCCGCAGCTGA
- a CDS encoding class I SAM-dependent RNA methyltransferase, translating to MELTIDKLVYGGDALARLPADELGKGKAVFLPFALPGERVNAHLVEQRPGFARAGLDSVIEASPHRVEPRCPYFFRCGGCHYQHAAYEEQLRLKSNILRETLRRTAKLDWTGEIRVHSAEPWGYRNRTRMRLRAAPEFTLGYYRLGTHELLAAEQCPISSPLINRALQAVWEIGRGDQLAPELTEVEFFANAADDRLLIAFFSLAAQRPPEGTAEALTAAIQAKLPEAAGVLLFEQRRADRSQAQGRSPLDDLDGAVEGRPYASAGEKALTYEAAGTKYRVGGGSFFQTNRFLADKLVELVASGRSGGKALDLYAGVGLFAAALARTFDKVTAVESAPASSSDLQRNVPGNVSAVQDRTELFLKSSPGMKADLVVVDPPRAGLGETTARTLAALRAPRITYVSCNPATLARDLTVLVGAGWRVDEVNLIDLFPQTYHIESVVQLVR from the coding sequence ATGGAACTCACCATCGACAAACTCGTGTACGGCGGCGACGCTCTGGCCCGCCTTCCCGCCGACGAGCTCGGTAAAGGCAAGGCCGTCTTCCTGCCTTTCGCCCTGCCGGGCGAGAGGGTGAACGCGCACCTCGTCGAGCAACGTCCTGGATTTGCGCGTGCTGGGCTCGACTCCGTGATCGAAGCCTCACCTCACCGCGTCGAGCCGCGCTGCCCCTACTTCTTCCGCTGCGGCGGATGCCACTACCAGCACGCCGCGTATGAAGAACAGCTTCGCCTGAAGTCCAACATCCTGCGCGAAACCCTGCGTCGCACCGCGAAGCTCGATTGGACCGGAGAGATCCGCGTCCATTCCGCTGAGCCCTGGGGGTACCGCAATCGGACGCGGATGCGGCTGCGCGCGGCGCCCGAGTTTACCCTCGGCTACTACCGCCTGGGGACTCACGAGCTGCTGGCCGCGGAGCAGTGCCCCATCAGCTCTCCGCTCATCAACCGGGCGCTGCAGGCGGTATGGGAAATCGGACGCGGAGACCAGCTCGCGCCCGAGCTGACCGAGGTCGAGTTCTTCGCCAACGCAGCCGACGACCGCCTGCTGATCGCGTTCTTTTCCCTTGCTGCCCAGCGGCCCCCGGAAGGCACGGCAGAGGCGCTCACTGCCGCGATCCAAGCGAAGCTTCCCGAGGCCGCCGGCGTGCTGCTGTTCGAGCAGCGCCGTGCCGACCGCTCCCAGGCCCAGGGACGCTCGCCGCTGGATGACCTCGACGGCGCCGTCGAGGGCCGGCCCTACGCGAGTGCCGGCGAGAAGGCGCTCACCTACGAGGCGGCGGGCACGAAGTACCGCGTCGGTGGCGGTTCGTTCTTCCAGACCAACCGCTTTCTGGCCGACAAGCTGGTCGAGCTGGTCGCCTCCGGACGCTCCGGCGGCAAGGCGCTCGACCTCTATGCGGGAGTAGGCCTGTTCGCCGCTGCCCTGGCCAGGACCTTTGACAAGGTTACCGCCGTCGAGTCGGCTCCCGCTTCGTCTTCCGACTTGCAGCGCAATGTGCCCGGCAACGTCTCCGCCGTCCAGGACCGCACTGAGCTCTTCCTGAAGAGCTCTCCGGGGATGAAGGCTGACCTGGTGGTGGTCGATCCGCCACGGGCCGGGCTGGGAGAGACGACCGCGCGAACTCTGGCTGCCCTGCGCGCTCCGCGGATCACCTACGTCTCGTGCAATCCCGCGACCTTGGCGCGCGACCTCACGGTACTGGTCGGGGCCGGCTGGCGAGTGGACGAGGTCAACCTGATCGATCTCTTCCCTCAGACCTACCACATCGAAAGTGTGGTGCAGCTGGTGCGCTGA
- the nadC gene encoding carboxylating nicotinate-nucleotide diphosphorylase, translated as MDWNSRRITAILENALREDSATRDATTYACIDPYQAATATVIAKQECVLAGLGVVARIFDVFAALDGTVNSYADVTSHPEIFDGVRLHKGQSIAVVRHSARVILSCERVLLNVLQRLSGIATLTRRFVDTIAGTRARILDTRKTVPGLRLLDKYAVTCGGGFNHRLDLSDGVLIKNNHIALAGGIVPALERATRNRRGEQPIEIEVRNLDELEMALQHGAEAILLDNMTPETVRAAVERVQRHSRRVPLEASGGITLENVRAFAETGVDYISVGALTHSSPAVDMSLRVLPA; from the coding sequence ATGGACTGGAATTCACGCCGCATCACGGCCATTCTCGAGAATGCCTTGCGCGAGGACAGCGCCACGCGCGATGCCACCACTTATGCCTGCATCGATCCCTACCAGGCGGCGACCGCCACCGTGATCGCCAAGCAGGAGTGTGTGCTGGCGGGCCTGGGCGTGGTGGCGCGCATCTTCGATGTGTTCGCCGCCCTTGACGGCACCGTGAATTCCTATGCCGACGTCACCAGCCATCCCGAGATCTTCGACGGCGTGCGCCTGCACAAGGGACAGAGCATCGCCGTCGTCCGCCACAGCGCGCGCGTCATCCTCTCCTGCGAGCGGGTCCTGCTCAACGTGCTGCAGCGGCTGAGCGGCATCGCCACCCTCACCCGCCGCTTCGTGGACACGATCGCCGGCACCCGCGCCCGCATCCTCGACACCCGCAAGACGGTTCCCGGATTGCGTCTTCTCGACAAATACGCCGTGACCTGCGGCGGCGGCTTCAATCACCGGCTCGACCTCTCCGACGGCGTGCTCATCAAGAACAATCACATCGCCCTGGCCGGCGGGATCGTCCCCGCGCTGGAGCGTGCCACCCGCAACCGCCGCGGCGAGCAGCCCATCGAGATCGAGGTCCGCAATCTGGATGAACTGGAGATGGCCCTGCAGCACGGCGCCGAGGCCATCCTGCTCGACAACATGACCCCCGAGACGGTCCGCGCCGCCGTCGAGCGGGTGCAGCGTCATTCCCGCCGCGTCCCCCTGGAAGCTTCCGGCGGCATCACCCTGGAGAATGTCCGCGCCTTCGCCGAGACCGGCGTCGATTACATCTCGGTGGGCGCGCTCACCCATTCCTCCCCCGCCGTGGATATGAGCCTCCGTGTGCTGCCCGCCTAA